A section of the Vibrio vulnificus CMCP6 genome encodes:
- a CDS encoding HDOD domain-containing protein: MLLANRRYTQEAIETAEQVANEVNVRHAKWLVSMKYILDQSNVDNLLSLQGRYCEDVIFSEDERITRNQRILLECEQAKVVERREQVKARQNTHKRVVVDVTRHAEHMMIEKLLNTPIDKLFNGIPNFDHLASFAYSPSLSFSKLSTLTTLSHQLSSSVLDLVTNPKFCERIGKSSKSATDAKIAIGQMGIENCRLLFPVLMARPMLKWSDANTKLIAPKMWQHMIVTANVTRMRLQDANFKEPDAGILIGVLRTVGQFLASNHFTHTFEDALVEMMLKYREQDMREEYYACAEVVANMSFLPKIIFELEGQLAKRVLESMDWPANAMFIKNAVIEDIDNVPVEERSIAGAALAQSRAFSIYDGLQHSNAFVEKHKPYWFAQVQMPGTSLKDIQARMPGRLTLSM; encoded by the coding sequence TTGCTACTCGCCAACAGACGGTATACACAAGAAGCGATTGAAACAGCGGAACAAGTGGCAAATGAGGTTAATGTTAGACATGCCAAGTGGTTAGTGAGTATGAAATACATTCTCGATCAGTCTAACGTTGATAACCTACTTAGTTTACAAGGTCGCTATTGCGAAGACGTTATTTTTTCTGAAGATGAGCGTATCACTCGCAATCAACGCATTTTATTAGAATGTGAGCAGGCAAAAGTGGTTGAGCGGCGTGAACAGGTAAAAGCAAGACAAAATACCCATAAACGTGTCGTTGTGGATGTTACCCGCCATGCTGAGCACATGATGATTGAGAAACTACTCAATACGCCTATAGATAAATTGTTCAATGGTATACCCAACTTTGATCATCTTGCTTCGTTTGCTTACTCACCATCCTTGAGTTTCTCCAAGTTGAGTACTTTGACAACCTTGAGTCATCAGCTTAGTTCAAGCGTTTTAGATCTCGTTACAAACCCCAAATTCTGCGAACGCATAGGGAAATCATCAAAAAGTGCGACTGATGCGAAAATAGCAATAGGGCAGATGGGCATAGAAAATTGCCGTTTACTTTTCCCTGTTCTGATGGCTAGGCCGATGCTCAAATGGTCCGATGCGAATACCAAGTTGATTGCTCCTAAAATGTGGCAACACATGATAGTCACCGCGAATGTCACTAGAATGCGCTTACAAGATGCAAATTTCAAAGAGCCCGATGCAGGCATCTTGATTGGTGTGTTGAGAACGGTTGGTCAGTTTCTCGCATCAAACCATTTTACACATACATTTGAAGATGCTTTAGTTGAGATGATGCTCAAATACCGTGAGCAAGATATGCGTGAAGAGTATTACGCTTGTGCAGAGGTCGTCGCCAATATGTCTTTTTTACCCAAAATTATTTTCGAACTTGAGGGACAACTAGCCAAACGAGTCTTGGAGTCCATGGATTGGCCAGCAAATGCAATGTTTATCAAAAATGCTGTGATTGAAGATATAGACAATGTGCCTGTTGAAGAAAGAAGTATTGCAGGAGCTGCATTAGCACAAAGTCGGGCATTCTCAATCTATGATGGATTACAGCACAGCAATGCATTCGTAGAAAAACACAAACCATATTGGTTTGCTCAAGTACAAATGCCAGGAACATCGCTTAAAGATATTCAAGCAAGAATGCCCGGACGCTTAACATTGTCTATGTGA
- a CDS encoding DUF3693 domain-containing protein has protein sequence MVCGGLAMWIGSPTEALAKCALCILC, from the coding sequence ATGGTTTGCGGTGGCTTGGCTATGTGGATTGGTAGCCCTACGGAAGCGTTAGCTAAGTGCGCATTATGTATATTATGTTAA
- a CDS encoding ATP-binding protein, with product MKVNNMTTFEKEALHDALVELKKSRELEKRLAEENKAILSAISAMSEAKNRHEIFLGLNNVLKKYINFDDFVVLTRHCDKESFATLLTTNQVFNNTTWCDGKKFSRVLNGECIILFEPTELSEFKQLNSFIKSHINSVLLTGIDAQVTQSVILLIGNTKGQFSIEAKETLKRFLPLIERAVIDIENKEKLQRIVELRTRELALAREESERANRAKSEFLAMMSHELRTPLNSVLGMLDVLKQSDMSAGHINLLSHMESSAGLLLAIISDILDLSKIESGEFSLSPQWININDTVTFVVSQQQLVAATKGLNIELSIELDDKRHYWLDPSRLSQVLFNLIGNAVKFTQQGQIDIRVNLENDELSISVIDTGIGIEKDKISSLFTAFKQADSSITRKFGGTGLGLAITKHLVELMSGTVRVSSQFGKGSTFVVKIPVKSRKLIRLSQDGTTNKRDRALNVLVVEDTHSNQMVIQLLLNKLGHNVFIANNGSEAIEFIESNTESLDVVFMDVSMPVMDGLTATKILRAKGFEVPIIALTAHALASDKQNCLDVGMDSFVAKPVRKQELANAIEALIV from the coding sequence ATGAAAGTAAATAACATGACAACGTTTGAAAAAGAAGCCCTTCACGACGCATTAGTTGAGCTTAAAAAGAGTAGGGAACTCGAAAAACGACTAGCTGAAGAAAACAAAGCCATCCTCAGCGCAATCTCTGCAATGAGTGAAGCAAAAAATCGTCACGAAATCTTCTTAGGCCTCAATAATGTATTGAAGAAATACATCAACTTTGATGATTTTGTGGTCCTTACCCGGCACTGCGATAAAGAGAGTTTCGCAACGTTGCTCACGACAAACCAAGTGTTCAATAATACAACTTGGTGTGATGGAAAAAAATTTAGCCGAGTGCTCAATGGCGAATGCATCATTCTATTCGAACCCACCGAGTTGTCAGAGTTTAAACAGCTCAACAGCTTTATCAAAAGCCACATTAACTCTGTTTTATTAACGGGTATTGATGCTCAGGTCACACAATCCGTTATTCTCCTGATCGGTAATACAAAAGGGCAGTTCAGTATTGAAGCGAAAGAAACTCTCAAGCGCTTTTTGCCTTTGATAGAACGAGCTGTTATTGATATCGAAAACAAAGAGAAGTTACAACGTATCGTTGAATTAAGGACCCGAGAATTGGCATTGGCCAGGGAAGAGTCTGAACGAGCCAACCGAGCAAAATCCGAGTTTCTAGCCATGATGAGCCATGAGTTAAGAACACCATTGAACTCTGTTTTGGGAATGCTGGATGTTCTCAAACAGTCCGACATGTCAGCAGGTCACATCAACTTGCTCTCCCATATGGAAAGTTCGGCAGGGCTTTTACTGGCAATCATCAGCGACATACTTGACCTATCCAAAATTGAATCTGGCGAATTTTCCCTTTCACCTCAATGGATTAACATAAATGACACTGTCACTTTTGTGGTATCGCAACAGCAATTAGTCGCGGCGACAAAAGGGCTCAATATTGAACTCAGCATCGAACTTGACGACAAGCGTCACTATTGGCTTGATCCCAGCCGATTGTCTCAAGTGTTATTTAATCTCATTGGTAACGCGGTGAAGTTTACTCAGCAAGGCCAGATTGATATTCGTGTGAACCTAGAGAATGATGAGTTATCTATCTCTGTCATAGACACCGGGATTGGCATTGAGAAAGACAAAATTAGCTCTTTGTTCACTGCGTTTAAACAAGCAGATAGTTCAATCACCAGAAAATTTGGAGGAACGGGTCTAGGGCTTGCTATTACAAAACATTTGGTTGAACTCATGTCAGGAACGGTTCGTGTTTCTAGTCAGTTTGGCAAGGGCTCGACATTCGTTGTGAAAATTCCGGTTAAAAGCCGCAAGCTAATTCGTTTGAGCCAAGACGGCACGACTAACAAACGCGACAGAGCATTGAATGTTTTAGTCGTAGAAGATACACATTCCAATCAAATGGTTATCCAACTGCTTTTAAACAAACTTGGCCACAACGTGTTTATTGCCAACAATGGCAGCGAAGCGATAGAGTTCATCGAGTCCAACACTGAGTCACTGGATGTGGTGTTTATGGATGTGTCAATGCCAGTCATGGATGGACTCACAGCAACTAAAATTCTACGAGCAAAGGGATTTGAAGTGCCAATTATCGCTTTAACAGCCCATGCCTTAGCCAGCGATAAACAAAATTGCCTAGACGTTGGCATGGACAGTTTCGTTGCCAAGCCTGTACGAAAACAAGAACTTGCCAACGCAATCGAAGCCTTAATCGTATAA
- a CDS encoding DUF3634 family protein, with the protein MLYVIIVAAIVIFWLVAIDRPVLKVSFKEGHLQSIKGNLPPSFRHNLVEIGEKTPFDGEMKVYSLRTGAKLVFSKQVPKKVQQRIRNVFPHQGFKSSKGKKHA; encoded by the coding sequence ATGTTGTATGTCATTATCGTTGCCGCTATCGTTATCTTTTGGCTAGTGGCCATTGACCGCCCCGTATTGAAAGTTTCCTTTAAAGAAGGACACCTTCAGTCAATCAAAGGGAACTTGCCACCGTCTTTTCGCCATAATTTAGTGGAGATTGGTGAGAAGACGCCTTTTGATGGTGAAATGAAAGTTTACAGCTTACGTACTGGTGCAAAGTTGGTGTTCAGTAAACAAGTGCCAAAGAAAGTCCAACAAAGAATTCGTAACGTATTTCCACATCAAGGATTTAAGTCTAGCAAAGGTAAGAAACACGCCTAA